The DNA region TCTCGTAAAAACGGGGCAGCAGGTTGATAATGGTTGTTTTCCCCGCTCCAGTCGGTCCAACAAGGGCAATCATCTCGCCCGGTTTTGCGGTAAAGCTAACCCTTTTCAGAATTTCTCTCTCAGGGCTATACCCGAAGGACACATCCTCAAATACCACTTTACCTTGAATCTGCTCCAACTGTTTCTTCTGTTCTTCCACGTATTCACTTGGTGTATCCATAATGTGGAACACACGTTCAGCACCTGCAATAGCTGCCTGAATCAGGTTGTACTGGTTCGCCAAATCATTGATGGGCCGCTCAATCTGGCGGGAATAAGCAAGGAAACTTACAATCAGCCCGATGGACGTCAGTTCGTGATAAGCCATCCACCCACCTACCGCTGCCAGTATGGCAAAGCCGATATTGTTCATAACATTCATCGTTGGCCCAACCAGACCGGATACACTCTGAGCCTGGGTACTGGAAGTGCGAAGCTTCTCGTTCAGATTCTGAAAATGTTGTTGTGCCTGCTCCTGACGGCTATAGGCGGCAACCACCTTTTGTCCGGCAATGGTTTCCTGAGCGTAGCCATTAAGCTCACCCAGCAACTTTTGCTGGGCGGTAAAATGTTTGCGTGTTCTTGAAGCGATCTGCCGAGTGGCGATCGTAATCAGGGGAACCGTGACCAGACTGAGCAATGTCAGTCGGACATCCAGGGCTAGCATAATCGACAGGGAGCCAACCAGCAAGATGGCGCTGGACATCAGTTGAGTTACACTTTGATTAAGCGTCGTGGACACGTTATCGATATCATTGGTAGCCCGGCTCATCAAATCACCGCTTTGATTTTTATCAAAAAAGTGGATCGGCAGCTGCTGCAGCCGTGAAAACAGAGCATGGCGCAAATCCTTCACGGTCAATTGGGACACACCGATCATGACATAGGATTGAGCCCACATCATGAACGAGCCAAGGACGTATACGGTCAGCAATAACATACAGTCTTTCAGCAGGCCATCCGTCATTTTGGGAACGATATGCTCATTGACCGCACGACCGAGCAGATAAGGTCCCGCCAGATTCAATAACGTCCCAAGTGCCGTCAGTACCAGAGCAGTGATAACCCCTTTGCGATGACGGCCCATATATGACCACACCCGAATGATGGCGTGCCGGGCATTCTTGGCTCTTACTTTGGGAACCGGACCTCGGCCGGGTGGCCCGGGTCTTCCAATCGGCGGAACAACGGTCTGATGGATGGAGGAAGAAGCGTTTTTAGCCAAATTGAACATCCTCCTTCCGCTGCTGCGAATAATAGATGGATTGGTAAAGTGACGAATGGGCCATGAGATGCTCATGTGTACCACTTGCCACAATTTCGCCTTCATCAAGCACATAAATACAGTCTGCATCCTTCACGGAAGATATCCGTTGTGCAATCAGGAAGGTGGTGCTGTTTTTCATTAGTGAATGAAGCGCCTTCTGAATGCTTGCTTCGGTACGCAGATCAACGGCACTGGTGCTGTCGTCCAGAATCAGAACCTCCGGTTGCATGAGCAGGGCACGGGCAATAGAAATCCGCTGTTTCTGTCCACCCGAGAGATTAACCCCGCGCTGACCCAGCTCCGTGTCATACCCATCTTTCAAATTCATAATAAAATCATCAGCTGCCGCTGCTTGAGCTGCCGCACGCAGTTCGGCTTCCGTTGCATCAGGTCTGCCGAAGCGGATATTATCACGAATGCTGCCACTGAACAGGATGGACTCCTGTAATACGATGGACACACGGCTGCGAAGATCCTGGAGATCCCAGTTACGCACGTTTACTCCATTCACGAGCACTTCACCCTGTGAGGCATCATACAAGCGGGGGATCAGCTGTACAAGTGAGGTTTTGCCTGATCCTGTAGAGCCGAGCAAGGCCACTTTTTCTCCCGGCCGAGCCGTCAGCGTAATTCCGGAGAGGGTATGTTCTCCATCATAGCGGAAATATACGTCCCTGAATTCCACCTGACCTGCTCCTTTACGAGACACATCATCTCCCGATTGGATATCAGGCTGGGTGTGAAGCACCTCGTTGATGCGTGTTGCAGACACTTTGGCACGGGAGAAGCTCATCATCATCATGCCGATTGAGGTAAGTGATGAGAGAACAACTGTTACGTAGTTGATAAAAGCAATCAAATCCCCGGCGGCAATATCGCCTCCGACCACCTGAAAACCTCCAAACCACAGCACCGCTACAATGGTCGCATTCAGCATCAGGCTTAATACCGGTGCATTCAGCGATACGATGCGCCAGGCTTTCACTGCCGTATGGGTATAATCTTCATTGGCTTGCTGGAAACGCTTCTTCTCCTGCCGTGCGCGTGCAAAAGCTTTGACGACACGAATGCCGGCAAGATTCTCCTGAAGAACGGCGTTCACCTTGTCGAGCTTGTTCTGAACGCTGGCGAACAGCGGATAGGAAGCGGAGATCAGGATGTATAAAATGATAAACAGAATCGGCACGGACAAAATGAGAATGAGCGCCAGTTTGACACTGATCGTAAACGCCATAATAATACTGCCGATAATCAGCATCGGCGAACGGATAAACATACGCAGAAGCATCTGTACAAAGGTCTGCATCTGAGTAATGTCACTCGTCAGTCGCGTGATCAGCGAACCCTCCTGGAAGGTATCCAGATTACGGAACGAGAACTTCTGGATATGATCAAACAATTCCTGGCGCAGATCGGTGCCATATCCAACGGCAGCTTTGCTTGAAAACAGCGTACATCCTGCACCGCCAATCCATCCGATTAACGCAAAAAGAAGCATAAATATACCTGTAGTCACGATGTGGGACAGGTTCCCTGCAAGAACACCATCATCCACAATGCTGGACATCAGCTTGGGTTGAAGCAGATCCATGGCAACCTCAAGGACCATGAGCAGCGGAGCAAGAATGGCCGCTGACTTATACGGGGCAAGGTATCGTTTTAACGTCCACAATGGGAAAAATCACCTCATTCGTTATGAAATAATCATGTTGCAAATATTCTTTCAGACAGAAACACCTCATTTAATATTCTCGCAGATTCTGAACCATGCGCTGGACGAGCGCCGACATCAGCTGCGATTCCTCGGGTGTAAAATCTTTCTGGGCTTGGTGATCAAGCTCCTGGAATACTTCTTTCAGTTCCTTAAGCGCAGTACGGCCCTGATCGGTCAGATAGACTCGCAGACTGCGCAGATCCTTCGCATCAGCTTCACGCCGTATAAACCCTGAGCTTTCCATACGTTTCAGCATTACCGTCACCGTTGCTGGGGCTCGGCGAAGCTGTTCGGCCAGTTGTTTCTGGGTCTGACCATCTTCGCGTTCAAGCTGGAACAGCAGCGGCGGTTGTCCAGGATATAACTCAGGGTGGTTAACAAGCTTCTCATGAACCTTGTAACGCTGTAGCTTGACGAGTTCTGATAATTGGCCCATTAATCGTTCATTTCGAGTTGATTTCATAAGCGCTTCCATCCTTTTATTTAGTCGACTAACTAAATGATAAGTTTCATTTGACATATCGTCAAGTGCTTTTTGACATCCATAGGAAGGATGTGTGAGAAGGCCATAATGAATTTTTGCGAGAAGATGGGAAATATTGACGCAGGCTTGAACGATATGTTAGATTGTTATTATCTAATTGTTAATAACATATTGTTAATAACAGAATGGAGCCTTTTGAAATGACACAAGCAGGTAATTCTGATCAAAATCCATCAGATCATCAGAATCACGTGAATATAAGCGAACAACAGTTTCTTGAAACCTATGACGCAGGCGAATACGAACGCCCTTCCGTAACGGTGGATATGTTGGTATTTACAATACGAAGTGAAACGCAGGAGAACTATCGCAAGCTTGCAGAACCAGAACTCCAGTTGCTGCTAATCCGTCGGGGTGGTCATCCCTATTTGGGGCAGTGGGCACTTCCGGGTGGATTTGTTTCGATGCAGGAATCATTGGAAGATGCCGCTAGAAGAGAACTTTTTACGGAAACCGGACTGGATGATATTTATCTGGAGCAGCTGTATACCTGGGGGGATGTACATCGTGATCCACGTACGCGTGTAATCAGCTGTTCCTACATGGCGCTGGTCGACAGCAGCGAACTGCAGCTTCAGGCTGGCGATGATGCCAGCGAAGCAGACTGGTTTCGGATGGAACAGCGGCTTCTGGAGGAGAAACGTCATATCCATGAGCGTGGACGCGTGACGGAGCGCAGGGTGCAGTTGATTTTGACCAATGGAACAGAGCAATTGTCGGCTGTCATTGAGACGAAGGAAACGTTGGAAGGCAGAGTGCGCAGCAGCAATATCACGGTGAATGAGGTTCAAGGAATTGCTTTTGATCATGCAAAGATCATTCATTACGCGCTGGAACGTCTGCGGGCGAAGGTGGAGTATACGGATATTGCTTTTAATTTGATGCCAGAGACATTCACGCTGACCGCTCTTCAGAAAGTATACGAGACCATCAGTGGCAAAAAACTGCTGGCTGCCGCTTTCCGGCGCAAAATCGCCGATTGGGTCATCGAAACGGGGGAGTATACGGGGAAAGCCGGACATCGCCCATCCCGCTTATACAGACTGAACCCGGAAAGATTGGTTCCGTAGAAGTTGATATGTATGCAAAGAAGACCATTCAAAGGCAAAGTGATTCAAGATAGACGAAGCATTGCATTCAACTGTCGAATGATGGATCAACAAGTTAGGAGGGGATATCCATGGAGAAGTTTACATTTTTCTGGCGCACAGCGTCTCCGTTCTCACAGTGGCACAAGGCGGATTTTACCGTGAATGGCGTTCACTACACGAGTGCAGAGCAATATATGATGCACCAGAAAGCACTGCTGTTCGGCGATCAGATCACGGCAGATAAGATCCTGAAAGCAAGCTCCGCTTCCGTACAAAAAAAGCTGGGCAGACAGGTCGCAGGATTCGACCAAACTGTATGGGAAGCGGAGTGCAAACGAATTGTCTATGAGGGCAACGAAGCCAAATTCACCCAAAATGAACAACTGCTGACCATGCTGCTCGCCACCCGCGGCACGACGCTTGTGGAGGCAAGCCCGGATGACCGCATCTGGGGTGTTGGACTGGCGGAAGAAGACCCGCGCATTCGTAATAGAAGAACATGGCGGGGAACCAACTGGCTGGGTGAGATCCTCACCCGTCTTAGAGAAAATATAGGAAGTGATGAAGATGAACGAGCAACAACGTAAGAACGATTTTCTGAACAACAATTACAGTAAAACAACAGGCGTTAATAACACGAGCGTACGTTCCAAACGATCCCGTATCGCCCATCAGACGCTGGCTATCCTGGAAGAAGGAGAATACGTGAACGGGTATGATCGCAGGGTTCAGATTGGTGCGGATTTACAGCGAGCGATCCGGGATTCGGTATTATACCGCCCGATGGAGCTTGTCGCTCTTCGAGAAAAGAGAGCTAAAGAAGTGGTACAATTGCAATCTTTGGCCGAAGCTCCTGTCGAAGCTTCAACCGTTCGCATTGAGGTTACGGGCGAGACTACACTCGCAGCAGCTTCACGCCTTTCTGTGGATGAAGACAGGGAAGATGTCGTTTGCCTGAACTTTGCATCAGCGAAAAACCCTGGCGGCGGCTTCCTGGGAGGCAGTCAGGCACAGGAGGAAAGCTTGGCCCGGGCTACGGGGCTGTATCCATGTATCGCCCAAATGAGTGAAATGTATGATTACAATCGCAAGCTGAGATCCTGTTTGTACTCGGATTACATGATCTATTCGCCTGCTGTTCCGGTGATTCGTGATGACGAGGATCGGCTGCTGGGCAAATATTATCTGACGTCATTCATCACAGTGCCTGCTGTAAATGCAGGAGTGGTGAGAGAGCGGGGAGATGCCGATGAGCAGCAGATTGAGTCCGTCATGAAAGGGCGCATTCGCTATATTCTGGACGTGGCTGCGCTGCATGGACATCGAACCATCGTACTAGGTGCATTCGGCTGTGGAGTGTTTAGAAATGATCCGGCGAAGGTAGCGACGTATTTTCATGATGTATTGGTGGGAGAGAACTTCAGGTATTCCTTTGAACGAATCGTATTTGCCGTATTGGACCGGACAGCAGGACAGAAAACGTTCAAGGCATTTGAGAAACGTTTGGCTGGTATGTGAATTGGAGAAGTTTGAAAAGTAAAAAGGTGTAAGGGAGAGGGCTGGTATGAAGTTTCGCGAGATACAGCAGGATTTGTTTGCTATGGATGACAGTTACACGCTTGCACACTGTATTTCCGCAGATGCCCGCATGGGTGCAGGAATTGCTGTGCAGTTTCGGCAGCGATTTGGATTGGAGGTTCTCCAGGAACAGGCGCAGCAGGAGCCGCTTGAGATCGGACAGTGTTACCGGGTAGGACGGACACTGAATCTGGTCACCAAGGCCAAGTTCTCGAACAAACCGACCTATCAGTCGTTCACTCGTGCGGTGGAATCCATGCGTGATATCTGCGTTAGTGACGGGCTTAACCAATTGGCTATGCCACAGATTGGCTGCGGACTGGACAGGTTGAAGTGGGATAAGGTGAGGGGCATTATTCAGGATACTTTTGCCGAAACGGATGTTGAGATTGTTGTTTGTACCTTGTGATTAGACCATGCCGACGGACTTTCACCTACAGGAATACAAGTATGGATACAAGCATGGATACAAAAAACCTCTGCTTTGAGTGGATGGAGAGAGAGCATGTTAGCTGACTCTGTTCCTATCCTCAAAGAGAGGTTTTTTGGTGTTTTTTTATATGTTATGCGTAAGGAACATTTTATTTCTTGGAGAACATTTCTTTGGCTTCATCCATAGCCATTTTATTGCCGATTGAAGAATAATCCAGCCAAGGTTGAGCGCCTATAGGATAGACATGGCCAGCTTTGACCGCCTTTAGTCCTTGCCAGATCGGATTGTTTTCCAGTTCTTTGAACATGTTCTGGGCTTCATCATCCGAGTTCACAACAACGAAGATCGCATCTGCATCAAAGTCTGGCAGCACTTCACGGGAAACCACCTGATAGGGCTTGGACGAATCGATTTCCTTAATGCCTTTGGCGGGGGTCAACCCCAGATCTTCATACAAAATCGGACCCATAGGACGGCGTGTACTGAATACACGCAATTCTTTGGCGGTAACACGGATAGCCATTACGGTGCCATCACCGATTGTATCATGAATCAGGGATTTCACTTCTTCCGTTTCAGTCGCATAATCCTGAATGTATTGCTCGGCTTCTTTTTCACGGTTCACCAGTTTACCAATGTCTTTCAGATGGTCGCGCCAAGTGCCATCATCCAGATTGAAGACGTGTACAGGGGCAATTTTTTCGAATTTGGCAATATCATCACCGGAGAATTCTTCGTCCAGATAGATGACATCCGGTTTCAGAGCAAGCAAGGCTTCCATATCCGGGTCCTTCACGGGACCGAGCGGCGTTGTATTTTGAAGACGGTCAGCCACATGGGACAGGAAACCTTTGGCTTCCCCGCCGATCACCGAACCAACGGGCGTAATGCCGAGAGACAGCAGGTCATTGGTCAGATGGATCGACATGGATGCGATGCGTTGTTCACCGGAAGCTGAATGGGTGTCTTGTGCAGCGTTCGAAGCGTCCGTAGTAGAACCTTCCGACGTAGAGGATGAATCCTTGGCGTTCCCGCAGGCTGCAAGTACAAGCACCAGACAGATGCTCACGACGAGCATAAGGTTTTTCTTTAACATGTGTAATCTCAATCTCCTTGAACATCTCATGGATGTCGTTTTTATGTTGAAAATAAGCCATTACTTGGTTCGTACCAGCAGGTATAAAAAGTAAGGTGCGCCTATCGCCGCGACCACGACGCCTGCCGGAATGGCATTGGGTTGAAAGATCGTTCGCCCGACCGTATCGGCGGCGACCAGGATCACCATGCCGATGAGTCCAGCGGCCGGGATCAGATGGCGATGCATCGGGCCAACCAGTCTGCGGGCCAGATGCGGCGCCGCCAGACCAATGAATCCGATCCCGCCGGCCATGGACACACTGACGGCAGATAAGGCTACTGTACACAATAGCAAAATCACACGTTGGGATCTGACGGGTGTACCAATACTGGTCGCGGCAGCATCTCCCAGATTGAAGGCATCCAGCGTTTTGGAGCGGCTCCATATGTACGAGATGCACAGTACAATCCATGGAAGCAGTGCCTGAACATGAACCCAGTCCCTGCCCCAGACGCTGCCTGCCAGCCAGCGGGCGGCGAAGGAATAGGTGTCTTCATCCAAACGCAGGGATAGATAGAGCGTCAGGGCATGGAAACCGGCTGCTACGGCAATGCCCACCAGAATAAGCTTAATGGGGGATACTCCGTTATGTCGGTCATAGGATAGCAGCATAATAATCAACGCCGCGGCGACACTGCCTGCAAAAGCAAACAACGGAATCAGCAAGGCAACCGAGCCATTCATGGAATGGGAGAAGCTTACAAATACCATCAACCCAAAAGCCGCTCCTGCATGCAAACCGAGGATGCCCGGATCGGCCAAGGGATTGCGTGTAATGCCTTGCAGTGCAGCACCGGCAACACCGAGTCCCGCTCCAGCGAGTACAGTAACGAGAATGCGTGGCAGCCGATAGTCGAACAATACAATCTGATCATCCGGCGTACCATAGCCAAGCAGGGTTTGAAGCACAGCTATTGGTGACAGGCGAATTGTTCCCGAGTTGAGGCTGATCACGATAACGGCACAGGCGATGCAGAGCAGTGTAACGCTGACCGCTATGGAACGTTTGCCTCTTGAAGGTGCATTGGTGTTCATCGCTACAGAGCCCTCCTTTCTTTCCGGGCCAGATAGAGGAAGAAGGGTACACCGACAAAGGCGACCATAATGCCTACTGCCAGTTCCTGAGGCGGGTTCACAATACGTGATCCCAGATCGGCGAGCACGAGCAGGACGGCTCCGAGCAGGGAGGACATCGGAATGATGAGTCGATAATCCACGCCAACCAATTTGCGGGAAATATGTGGAATGACCAGTCCAACAAAGCCGATCGAGCCTACAGCAGAAACGGATACGCCAGCCAGTACAACTACCGCCGTCAAGGCAAACAGCCTGGTCCAGCGGAGGTTGATTCCGAGATTAATCGCAACTTCTTCTCCAAGCGACATGAGAGATATCCGACGGGCCATAGGCAAAGTGAGCATCAGAGTAACGAGCAGAACAGGCAGAATCAGCTTCAGATGCCGCCATTCAATTCCCCCGAAACCACCCGCATACCAGAAGGCCAAATCCTGGCTCAGATCAAAATAGATGGCGACACCGGTGCTGAGCGAACTCAGCATAGCTGCAATAACGGCACCCGCAACAGTAAGCCTCATGGAGGTCAGACCTCCGGGGGCCGCCATACCCAGCAGGAAAATGAGCAGCGTGCCAAGCACAGCCCCTGCAAATGAGAGGAGCATGATCCAGCCGTAAGGCAATCCCGGCCAGAAGGCGAAGCTAAGCGCCACGACAAAGGTAGCGCCTGCATTGATCCCCAGAATGCCGGTGTCTGCCAGCGGATTGCGTGTGATTCCTTGCATGAGCGCCCCGGCTACAGCAAAGGCTGCGCCAATGACAGCAGCAGCAATGACACGTGGCAGCCGCAGCTCGTGAATAATCTGATGTGGCGTCAAAGCCGGGTTGTACTGAAATATGGCAGTCCATACGGTCTCCAGTGTTAGTCCCTTGGCACCAAGAGAAATGGCGACAAACATACTAAGCAGCAGTGCGGCAATGGCCGCCAAAAACATCAGGCCAACCGTCACTGCGGATTTTTTTGATTTGGACGGACGTTGTGACAGTCCCGGATGTTGAATGCGGGTCACTCCTTTGTTACCAACAACGCTTGCTGTTGTTATTGATTATCATTATCAATTAGTGAACATTATAAAATCTTAATTCAGGCCCGTACATGGCATAAATTAAGATTATAGAGATGGACATTTTATAGATTACAGAAATGCGGGTTTGTTCGTCAACATGGAGAGCGCTTCATCGAGCTGGATGTTGATGGAATACGGAGCGTATACCACCCATGAATTCCAGTCTATGACATGCACACGTCCAGCTTTTACCGCGGGATAGTTTTTCCACAACGGATCAGCAGTAATATGTTGCAACAGGGTGTTGCGTTCATGCATGGACGTGACTGCAATCAGGAGTACATCTGCTTCCAAGCCATCCCAGTCTCCAGGCGTGAAAGACATCCAGTTGAAACCGACACCAGCTGGTTTGCCTGCCAGTTCTCTCTGAATTCGATCAGGAGCGGCCAGTTGCAGACTGCGGTAAAAGACATGGCCGAAATTGCGGTTGCTGTACATGCGTGGTCCTTTTGCGGTCAGGGTACAGACAGCGACGGTGACCTCACCTGCCGTTTCCCTGATCTTTTTGCGAGCCCGCTCTGCCTTGCGCTCATGCCAATCCAGCCACTCCTTTGCCGCTTGAGTACGATCCATAATAGAGGCAATTTTCTGCAAATGACCGAACACGTCTGTCTCATTCCAGGGGATGGTGATGATTGGAGCGACATCTCCGATATGTTCCATCGCTTTAGCGGCTGCATTGTCCTTGGTCAGAATCAAGTCGGGATTCACATCCAGGAATGCCTGACGTCCCTGTTCCCATGGTTCATAGGCATGGAATGGCAGGGTCAACGATTGGGGAACATGGGGCAGATGGCCTTGGATTTGAGCTGCACATGGTGTGATGCCAAGCGTCATCAGGTGATCGGTGTATGGATAGGAGAGTGAGACGATATTTCGATGTACCTGCTTGGCATAGGAAGTTGGCGCATAACCCGCGTGGTTCCTGAAGCGGCGGCTGAAATAGAATTCGTCCCGATAGCCTACCTGGCGGGCGATATCACGAATACGCAGTTCCGAAGTCATGAGCAATTCCTTGGCCCGATTCATTCGTAAATGAGTGATATATTCGATTGGATTTTTCTTCATCCGGCTCTTGAATAGCTGGGAATAATACGATGGATGCATGCCGGCCAGTTCCGCCAGCTTCTCCAGCTTGATTTCGTTCATATAGTTTTCCCGCATGTACTGCAAGGTTGATCTGAGCCACTGCTCTGGCTCGTCCTGTTCTTCCGCATCCGACTGGCCTCCCTGCGGCCAGAGCGTATGAAGCAGATCGGTCAGAAG from Paenibacillus sp. JNUCC-31 includes:
- a CDS encoding ABC transporter ATP-binding protein, yielding MFNLAKNASSSIHQTVVPPIGRPGPPGRGPVPKVRAKNARHAIIRVWSYMGRHRKGVITALVLTALGTLLNLAGPYLLGRAVNEHIVPKMTDGLLKDCMLLLTVYVLGSFMMWAQSYVMIGVSQLTVKDLRHALFSRLQQLPIHFFDKNQSGDLMSRATNDIDNVSTTLNQSVTQLMSSAILLVGSLSIMLALDVRLTLLSLVTVPLITIATRQIASRTRKHFTAQQKLLGELNGYAQETIAGQKVVAAYSRQEQAQQHFQNLNEKLRTSSTQAQSVSGLVGPTMNVMNNIGFAILAAVGGWMAYHELTSIGLIVSFLAYSRQIERPINDLANQYNLIQAAIAGAERVFHIMDTPSEYVEEQKKQLEQIQGKVVFEDVSFGYSPEREILKRVSFTAKPGEMIALVGPTGAGKTTIINLLPRFYEITGGRITIDGCDISKLEKDQLRRELGIVLQDAYLFSGTIRDNIAYGKSDATDEQIQQAAKLANAHSFIRKLSQGYDTPIISGGSNLSQGQRQLLTIARAILADPAILILDEATSSIDTRTEMQIQEAMRTLMKDRTSFVIAHRLSTIREADQILVIDDGKIAERGSHDELMQQQGFYYQLHQGLQN
- a CDS encoding ABC transporter ATP-binding protein, encoding MWTLKRYLAPYKSAAILAPLLMVLEVAMDLLQPKLMSSIVDDGVLAGNLSHIVTTGIFMLLFALIGWIGGAGCTLFSSKAAVGYGTDLRQELFDHIQKFSFRNLDTFQEGSLITRLTSDITQMQTFVQMLLRMFIRSPMLIIGSIIMAFTISVKLALILILSVPILFIILYILISASYPLFASVQNKLDKVNAVLQENLAGIRVVKAFARARQEKKRFQQANEDYTHTAVKAWRIVSLNAPVLSLMLNATIVAVLWFGGFQVVGGDIAAGDLIAFINYVTVVLSSLTSIGMMMMSFSRAKVSATRINEVLHTQPDIQSGDDVSRKGAGQVEFRDVYFRYDGEHTLSGITLTARPGEKVALLGSTGSGKTSLVQLIPRLYDASQGEVLVNGVNVRNWDLQDLRSRVSIVLQESILFSGSIRDNIRFGRPDATEAELRAAAQAAAADDFIMNLKDGYDTELGQRGVNLSGGQKQRISIARALLMQPEVLILDDSTSAVDLRTEASIQKALHSLMKNSTTFLIAQRISSVKDADCIYVLDEGEIVASGTHEHLMAHSSLYQSIYYSQQRKEDVQFG
- a CDS encoding MarR family winged helix-turn-helix transcriptional regulator produces the protein MKSTRNERLMGQLSELVKLQRYKVHEKLVNHPELYPGQPPLLFQLEREDGQTQKQLAEQLRRAPATVTVMLKRMESSGFIRREADAKDLRSLRVYLTDQGRTALKELKEVFQELDHQAQKDFTPEESQLMSALVQRMVQNLREY
- a CDS encoding NUDIX hydrolase; amino-acid sequence: MTQAGNSDQNPSDHQNHVNISEQQFLETYDAGEYERPSVTVDMLVFTIRSETQENYRKLAEPELQLLLIRRGGHPYLGQWALPGGFVSMQESLEDAARRELFTETGLDDIYLEQLYTWGDVHRDPRTRVISCSYMALVDSSELQLQAGDDASEADWFRMEQRLLEEKRHIHERGRVTERRVQLILTNGTEQLSAVIETKETLEGRVRSSNITVNEVQGIAFDHAKIIHYALERLRAKVEYTDIAFNLMPETFTLTALQKVYETISGKKLLAAAFRRKIADWVIETGEYTGKAGHRPSRLYRLNPERLVP
- a CDS encoding NADAR family protein — translated: MEKFTFFWRTASPFSQWHKADFTVNGVHYTSAEQYMMHQKALLFGDQITADKILKASSASVQKKLGRQVAGFDQTVWEAECKRIVYEGNEAKFTQNEQLLTMLLATRGTTLVEASPDDRIWGVGLAEEDPRIRNRRTWRGTNWLGEILTRLRENIGSDEDERATT
- a CDS encoding TIGR02452 family protein, which codes for MNEQQRKNDFLNNNYSKTTGVNNTSVRSKRSRIAHQTLAILEEGEYVNGYDRRVQIGADLQRAIRDSVLYRPMELVALREKRAKEVVQLQSLAEAPVEASTVRIEVTGETTLAAASRLSVDEDREDVVCLNFASAKNPGGGFLGGSQAQEESLARATGLYPCIAQMSEMYDYNRKLRSCLYSDYMIYSPAVPVIRDDEDRLLGKYYLTSFITVPAVNAGVVRERGDADEQQIESVMKGRIRYILDVAALHGHRTIVLGAFGCGVFRNDPAKVATYFHDVLVGENFRYSFERIVFAVLDRTAGQKTFKAFEKRLAGM
- a CDS encoding macro domain-containing protein yields the protein MKFREIQQDLFAMDDSYTLAHCISADARMGAGIAVQFRQRFGLEVLQEQAQQEPLEIGQCYRVGRTLNLVTKAKFSNKPTYQSFTRAVESMRDICVSDGLNQLAMPQIGCGLDRLKWDKVRGIIQDTFAETDVEIVVCTL
- a CDS encoding iron-hydroxamate ABC transporter substrate-binding protein translates to MLKKNLMLVVSICLVLVLAACGNAKDSSSTSEGSTTDASNAAQDTHSASGEQRIASMSIHLTNDLLSLGITPVGSVIGGEAKGFLSHVADRLQNTTPLGPVKDPDMEALLALKPDVIYLDEEFSGDDIAKFEKIAPVHVFNLDDGTWRDHLKDIGKLVNREKEAEQYIQDYATETEEVKSLIHDTIGDGTVMAIRVTAKELRVFSTRRPMGPILYEDLGLTPAKGIKEIDSSKPYQVVSREVLPDFDADAIFVVVNSDDEAQNMFKELENNPIWQGLKAVKAGHVYPIGAQPWLDYSSIGNKMAMDEAKEMFSKK
- a CDS encoding FecCD family ABC transporter permease → MNTNAPSRGKRSIAVSVTLLCIACAVIVISLNSGTIRLSPIAVLQTLLGYGTPDDQIVLFDYRLPRILVTVLAGAGLGVAGAALQGITRNPLADPGILGLHAGAAFGLMVFVSFSHSMNGSVALLIPLFAFAGSVAAALIIMLLSYDRHNGVSPIKLILVGIAVAAGFHALTLYLSLRLDEDTYSFAARWLAGSVWGRDWVHVQALLPWIVLCISYIWSRSKTLDAFNLGDAAATSIGTPVRSQRVILLLCTVALSAVSVSMAGGIGFIGLAAPHLARRLVGPMHRHLIPAAGLIGMVILVAADTVGRTIFQPNAIPAGVVVAAIGAPYFLYLLVRTK
- a CDS encoding FecCD family ABC transporter permease, with protein sequence MFLAAIAALLLSMFVAISLGAKGLTLETVWTAIFQYNPALTPHQIIHELRLPRVIAAAVIGAAFAVAGALMQGITRNPLADTGILGINAGATFVVALSFAFWPGLPYGWIMLLSFAGAVLGTLLIFLLGMAAPGGLTSMRLTVAGAVIAAMLSSLSTGVAIYFDLSQDLAFWYAGGFGGIEWRHLKLILPVLLVTLMLTLPMARRISLMSLGEEVAINLGINLRWTRLFALTAVVVLAGVSVSAVGSIGFVGLVIPHISRKLVGVDYRLIIPMSSLLGAVLLVLADLGSRIVNPPQELAVGIMVAFVGVPFFLYLARKERRAL
- a CDS encoding helix-turn-helix domain-containing protein, encoding MLTHPITNNNRKTTHTLAQPDQPKRTDESMTRTEMESFLNDALLELRHAELVTLDTHWRWRQTELPHHTFVYMHKFTGKLVANGIESLVTRKSAFLSTPGTSLELFSDADHEIELYIIHFDLFRVAEKTEERRLYERELGSPVTGWIQGPYYGIQRIAAQLTTEASQTSLKVQLLLTDLLHTLWPQGGQSDAEEQDEPEQWLRSTLQYMRENYMNEIKLEKLAELAGMHPSYYSQLFKSRMKKNPIEYITHLRMNRAKELLMTSELRIRDIARQVGYRDEFYFSRRFRNHAGYAPTSYAKQVHRNIVSLSYPYTDHLMTLGITPCAAQIQGHLPHVPQSLTLPFHAYEPWEQGRQAFLDVNPDLILTKDNAAAKAMEHIGDVAPIITIPWNETDVFGHLQKIASIMDRTQAAKEWLDWHERKAERARKKIRETAGEVTVAVCTLTAKGPRMYSNRNFGHVFYRSLQLAAPDRIQRELAGKPAGVGFNWMSFTPGDWDGLEADVLLIAVTSMHERNTLLQHITADPLWKNYPAVKAGRVHVIDWNSWVVYAPYSINIQLDEALSMLTNKPAFL